A genomic segment from Actinoplanes sichuanensis encodes:
- a CDS encoding GIY-YIG nuclease family protein, whose protein sequence is MAYRVGFVYILSNPVMPGLVKVGYTDLLPEDRARKLRSTGVPVHFVVEHRMLTSHPQAVERAAHRILKGVRVSEQREFFATEVSVAVDAVRQAAAEQDGIESWQTSEPVRLSHGDRIALSLRKGQMFAVLPYRATSEIQPPLDLWQAHHDGDVLELMAEDDPRSVSGFSVMDHYGDEDPVPYLNREEDAVNGWLIGKERLSPGQRLLWLDGECNKPATLIGWFEFHAFGQVVCRTWNPQVTDEGWPVSLNHFDIEPTPTMTAVLHKSCRLPRPELSDSARAQALRSADYGTRPQPADHWLTQLQARGRRASSSD, encoded by the coding sequence GTGGCCTATCGTGTGGGATTCGTCTACATCCTGTCGAACCCAGTAATGCCCGGGTTGGTGAAGGTCGGTTACACCGATCTGTTGCCCGAGGATCGCGCCCGCAAGCTGCGCTCCACCGGTGTACCTGTGCACTTCGTCGTTGAACATCGGATGCTGACATCGCATCCCCAAGCGGTGGAGCGCGCTGCTCACCGGATCTTGAAGGGCGTCCGGGTCAGCGAACAGCGAGAATTTTTCGCCACCGAGGTGTCGGTTGCGGTGGATGCCGTTCGGCAGGCTGCCGCCGAGCAGGATGGTATCGAAAGTTGGCAGACTAGCGAGCCGGTACGACTCAGCCACGGCGATCGGATCGCACTCAGCCTGCGCAAAGGTCAGATGTTCGCTGTGCTGCCCTACCGCGCGACCAGCGAGATACAACCACCGCTGGACCTGTGGCAAGCGCACCATGACGGGGATGTACTGGAGTTGATGGCTGAGGACGATCCACGCTCGGTATCAGGCTTCTCTGTCATGGACCACTACGGCGACGAAGACCCAGTGCCCTATCTGAACCGTGAGGAGGACGCGGTCAATGGGTGGCTCATCGGTAAAGAACGGCTGAGCCCTGGACAACGCCTCCTCTGGCTGGACGGCGAATGCAACAAGCCGGCAACGCTGATCGGATGGTTCGAGTTCCACGCCTTCGGCCAAGTCGTGTGCCGAACTTGGAATCCTCAGGTGACCGACGAAGGCTGGCCCGTCTCGCTCAACCATTTCGACATCGAACCGACCCCAACCATGACAGCCGTGCTGCACAAAAGTTGTCGGCTTCCCCGTCCCGAGCTATCCGACTCTGCGCGGGCTCAGGCGTTACGTTCAGCTGACTACGGCACCCGACCGCAGCCCGCTGATCACTGGCTGACCCAGTTGCAGGCACGCGGCCGGCGCGCGTCCTCCTCTGACTGA
- a CDS encoding replication-relaxation family protein, which translates to MDDPVLRVQSQLTARDRILLGWLYDHGVFTTPQLAGALFPSLDFCQRRLRTLYQLRLIARFRPQRADGGSYPYHWLIDQLGAEVVAAARDERPPRRDHARLERRRWTSTRTLDHRLGVNQFFTDLAGHARTHPGAELQQWLPEVVCQRAGTFVTDDDPALLRAYEPSVRPDGYGLWAEDGREVPFFLEYDTGTEPLGVLTAKVVGYARLFATLGRSWPVLFWLHSAARERNLRQRFTDLPDLLRVATGTREGSACPACQIWTTVGSSERCRLSGL; encoded by the coding sequence ATGGATGATCCTGTCCTGCGGGTGCAGTCCCAGCTCACCGCCCGCGACCGGATCCTGCTGGGCTGGCTCTACGACCACGGCGTATTCACTACACCGCAGTTGGCCGGGGCCCTGTTCCCGTCGCTGGACTTCTGCCAGCGCCGGTTGCGCACCCTCTACCAACTGCGTCTGATCGCCCGCTTCCGGCCGCAGCGTGCTGACGGCGGCTCGTATCCGTACCACTGGCTTATCGACCAGCTCGGCGCTGAGGTCGTCGCCGCGGCCCGCGACGAACGGCCGCCGCGCCGCGACCATGCCCGCCTCGAGCGCCGACGCTGGACCTCCACCCGCACTCTCGACCACCGGCTCGGCGTCAACCAGTTCTTCACCGACCTTGCCGGCCACGCGCGCACCCACCCTGGCGCTGAACTCCAGCAGTGGCTGCCCGAAGTCGTCTGCCAACGAGCCGGCACCTTCGTCACCGACGACGACCCGGCGCTGCTTCGCGCGTACGAGCCATCGGTACGCCCGGACGGGTACGGGCTCTGGGCCGAGGACGGCCGCGAGGTTCCGTTCTTCCTCGAGTACGACACCGGCACCGAACCACTGGGCGTCCTGACGGCCAAGGTCGTCGGCTACGCGAGGCTCTTCGCAACTCTCGGCCGGTCCTGGCCGGTCCTGTTCTGGCTGCACTCCGCCGCCAGGGAACGTAACCTCCGGCAGCGCTTCACTGACCTACCCGACCTGTTGCGCGTCGCCACTGGTACTCGCGAAGGCTCGGCCTGTCCCGCCTGCCAGATCTGGACCACCGTTGGATCGAGCGAGCGCTGCCGACTTTCAGGTCTCTGA
- a CDS encoding DNA-binding protein → MNATPNTAPGHRDDVWTENRIRALGAVTDLPTAARIFGLGRSLAYDLARTDRFPAPVIRAGTRYRVPIAGILAALGLPATGDLTFSAQSSVDHHGAIRTTAVHDHATQGEP, encoded by the coding sequence ATGAACGCCACCCCGAACACCGCCCCCGGCCACCGTGACGATGTGTGGACCGAGAACCGCATCCGCGCCCTGGGCGCCGTCACCGACCTGCCCACCGCCGCCCGGATCTTCGGGCTCGGCCGGTCCCTGGCCTACGACCTCGCCCGCACCGACCGGTTCCCGGCGCCGGTCATCCGCGCCGGCACCCGCTACCGCGTCCCGATCGCCGGCATCCTCGCCGCCCTCGGCCTCCCCGCCACCGGCGACTTGACCTTCTCGGCGCAGTCGAGCGTGGATCACCACGGCGCAATCAGAACGACCGCCGTCCACGACCACGCGACACAGGGAGAACCGTGA